The DNA segment TGGCGAGCACGTTGGTCACGCCCATGACTTCGAAGACCGCGCGCATGGGGCCGCCCGCGATGATGCCGGTGCCTTCCGAGGCGGGCTGCATGAACACCTTGGCCGCCCCGTGCTGGCCGACCACCGCGTGCTGCAACGTGCCGCTCTTCAGGCTGACCTTGAACATCTTGCGGCGCGCTTCGTCCATCGCCTTCTGCACGGCCACCGGAACCTCGCGCGCCTTGCCCTTGCCCATTCCGATTCCGCCGTCACCGTCGCCCACCACGGCGAGCGCGGCAAAACCCAGCACGCGGCCGCCCTTCACCACTTTGGTGACCCGGTTCACCGCAACCATCTTTTCGCGCAGGCCGTCGCCGCGCTCTTCCGTTTGCACCTGCATCTTGGCCATGATTCTCGCCTCAGAATTTCAGTCCGGCCGCGCGCGCGGCCTCGGCCAACGCCTTGACCCGCCCGTGGTACTTGAAGCCGGAGCGGTCGAAGGCGACCTGCTCGACGCCTTTGGCTTTCGCCTTCTCGGCGATGCGCCGGCCAACCAGCGCCGCCGCCTTGATGTTGCCGCCGTGGGCGATCTGGCCGCGAATCTCCGGCTCCAGCGTCGAGGCCGCCGCCAGCACTCTGGCCGACGGATCGATGACCTGTGCGTAGATGTGACCGTTCGAGCGATACACCGACAGGCGCATCGCCCGCAACTGCGCGATCTTCAATCGGGTCTGACGCGCCCGGCGCTGCCGGGCCAGTTTCTTGTCGATCATGACAACCCCGTCTACTTCTTCTTCGTTTCCTTGAGCACCACCCGCTCGTCGGCGTAACGGATGCCTTTGCCCTTGTACGGTTCTGGCGGACGCACGTTGCGAATCTCGGCCGCGACCTGCCCCACCAGCTGGCGATCGATGCCCTTCAGCACGATGTCGGTCTGGCTCGGCGTTTCCACCTTCACGCCCTTGGGCATCTGCTGGACCACCGGGTGCGAATAGCCGACGCTCAGGTTGAGCTTGTCACCCTGCGCCTGGGCTCGATAGCCCACACCAACCAGAGCCAGCTTCTTCTCGAAGCCCTTGGTGACGCCACGTACCATGTTGTTGACGATCGCGCGCAGCGTGCCCGACATGGCGTTGGCCTCCCGCGAATCGTTACGGGTGACGAACACGACCCTGTCACCCTCACGCCTGGCTTCCACCAGGGGGCTCACGCGCTGGGTGAGCGTGCCCAGGGGGCCCTTGACCGAGATCTGGTTCGCCGCGACCGTGACCTCCACGCCGCCCGGGATGGATATCGGAGCCTTGCCGATGCGTGACATTTCGTTGTGCTCCGTCGTCGAGTTCAGGCCACGATGCACAGCACTTCGCCGCCCACTCCGGTGGCGCGCGCCTTGCGGTCGGTCATCACGCCTCTGGAGGTCGACACGATGGCCACCCCCAGCCCGTTCATGACCTGCGGGATCTCCTTGGCCGGCTTGTAGATGCGCAGCCCGGGCCGGCTCACGCGCTCGATGCGCTCGATGACCGGCTTGCCCGCGTAGTACTTGAGCCCGATCTCCATGACGCGCTTGTTGTCCTCGGCGTGCACCCTGAAGTCTTCGATGTAGCCCTCGTCCTTGAGCACCTGGGCGATGGCTGCCTTGAGCTTGCTGGCGGGAACGACGACCGTTGTCTTTTCGGCGCGCTGCGCGTTGCGAATCCGCGTCAGCATGTCGGCGATGGGGTCACTCATGCTCATGCGACTTCTCCTGCTACCAGCTGGCCTTGATCACGCCCGGGACCTCGCCTCGCAGCGCGATCTCGCGCAGCTTGTTGCGCCCAAGACCGAACTTGCGAAACACCCCGCGCGGGCGCCCCGTGAGCGCGCAGCGGTTGCGCAGCCGCACCGGGCTGGAATTACGTGGCAGCTTCTGCAGCCGGGCGCGCGCCGCGGCGCGTTCCTCCTCCGGCATTTTGCTGTTGTTGATGATCGCCAGAAGTTCCGCGCGCTTCGCGGCGAACTTTTCGACCGCCTGGCGGCGTTTGGCTTCCCTGTTCACCAACGCGAGTTTTGCCATTGACAACCTCAGTTCCTGAACGGAAAACGGAACGCGGACAGCAGCGCCTTGGCTTCCGCGTCGGACTTGGCCGTGGTCGTGATCGTGATGTTCAAGCCCCGCAGCGCATCGATCTTGTCGTATTCGATCTCGGGGAAGATGATCTGTTCCTTCACGCCCATGTTGAAATTCCCCCGCCCGTCGAACGAGCGCGAGGAAACGCCCCGGAAATCTCGGATGCGCGGGATGGCAATGCTGACCAGCCGGTCGAGAAACTCGTACATGCGATGGCTGCGCAGCGTGACCATGCAGCCGATCGGATAGCCTTTGCGGATTTTGTAGGCCGCGATCGACTTGCGCGCCTTGGTGACGACCGGTTTCTGGCCGGCGATCCTGGTCATGTCCGCGGCGGCGTTCTCCAGGATCTTTTTGTCGTTGACCGCCTCGCCCACACCCATGTTCAGCACGATCTTCTCGATCCGCGGTACCTGCATGACGCTCTTGTAGCCGAACTGCTTCATCAGCTCGGGCACGACCGTCTCGCGGTAATAGGTCTGCAGCCGCGCGGGCTGCGGCGGGGCGGAGATCTTTTCCTGCTTCCTGGGCGTCGTTTCCCTCTCCTTGGCAGCCGCGTCCTTGCCTGCGCCCGCCTCCTTGGGCTTCGCCGCGACGTCCTTGGATTTCGGCTGCGCGGCTTTGGACTTGGCCGTTTCCTTGGGTTCCTTTGCCATGGATCGATTCCTCGCGGGAGCTTATTGGGCCTCGAGCATTTCGCCGTTGGAGCGGAAGACGCGAACCTTGCGACCGTCCTCTAGGCGTTTGACGCCGACCCGGTCTGCCTTCTGGGTCGCGGGGTTGAAGATGGCCACATTCGAGACGTGAATGGGCATTTCCTTGTCCACGATGCCCCCGGTGGTGCCCTTCATCGGATTGGGCTTCTGGTGCTTCTTGACGCGATTGACACCCTCGACCACTAGGTAGTCCTCGCTCACCACGCGCAGCACGGTGCCGCGCTTGCCTTTGTCCCGGCCGGCAATGACCACCACCTCGTCGCCTTTGCGGATCTTGCGCATGACTGACCGCTCTCCCTACAGGACTTCCGGCGCGAGCGACACGATCTTCATGAAGCGCTCGGTGCGCAGCTCGCGGGTCACCGGGCCGAAGATGCGGGTGCCGATCGGCTCCAGCTTGTTGTTGAGCAGCACGGCGGCGTTGGAATCGAACTTGATGATCGACCCGTCCTGACGGCGCACGCCGGACGCGGTCCGCACCACTACGGCGTGATAGATCTCGCCTTTCTTCACGCGGCCGCGCGGGGCAGCGTCCTTGACGCTGACCTTGATCACATCGCCGATGCCGGCATAGCGCCGCTTGGAGCCGCCCAGCACCTTGATGCACATCACCGAACGCGCCCCGGTGTTGTCGGCGACATCCAGCCGAGTTTGCATTTGAATCATATATTTATCTCTTCTTCCAACTTCGCCCGCCGCTTGTTCGACAGCCTTGGCAGGCCAGTTTTGGAACCCGTCCGGGTCGGAGCCGGCCTCGCTCTCACCCAAGGCGCGGCGAAAAGGGCGGCATTCTATAAGCTAAGTGCCGTCCAGACAAGGCTTTCAGACCTGTTTAGCCTTCTCCACCAACCGCGTCACGCGCCAGGACTTGGTCTTCGACAGCGGGCGCGATTCCTCGATCACGACCACGTCGCCCTCCTTGTATTCGTTGTTCTCGTCGTGCGCGTGGTACTTCTTCGACTTGCGCACGAACTTGCCGTACAGGGGATGCGCAACCTTGCGTTCGACCAGGACAGTGACCGTTTTGTCCATCTTGTCGCTCACCACCCGACCGGTCAGGCGCCGCCGCGCCGCGCGCCGCTGCTCGCTCATGCCTTCCTCGCCTTCTCGTTCAGAATCGTGCGCACGCGGGCGATGTCCCGCCGCACCTTCTTCAGCTCGCTGGTATTGGTGAGCTGCTGGGTGGCGAGCTGCATGCGCAGCGAGAAGCGGGCCTTCAGCAGCTCGTCGAGTTCCTTGTTCAGCTCCGCACCGCTCTTGGAGCGCAGTTCAGTGGCTTTCATCGCTCTTACCCCATGTGCCTTTGGACGAACGTCGTCTTCAGCGGCAACTTGGCCGCGGCGAGGCGAAACGCCTGGCGCGCGGTGGCTTCGTCCACGCCGTCCATCTCGTACAGGACCTTGCCGGGCTGGATCTCGGAGACGAAGAACTCCGGATTGCCCTTGCCGTTGCCCATGCGCACCTCCGCGGGCTTCTGCGAAACCGGCTTGTCGGGGAAGATCCGGATCCAGATCCGGCCGCCGCGCTTGATATGGCGCGTCATCGCCCGGCGCGCCGCTTCGATCTGGCGCGAGGTCAGCCGACCGCGCTCGATAGCCTTCAGCCCGTACTCGCCGAAGGAAACCTTGGCCCCGCGCGTGGCCACGCCATAGTTGCGCCCCTTCTGATACTTGCGGTACTTGGTTCTAGCTGGCTGCAGCATTTCTCGCTCCCCGCCTGGACGGTCTCTTCTCCGGTTGCGCTTCCGGCGTCTGCGGCGCGGCTACCGGCTGATCGCCGCGCGCCATGACCTCGCCCTTGAAGACCCAGA comes from the Burkholderiales bacterium genome and includes:
- the rpsE gene encoding 30S ribosomal protein S5; translated protein: MAKMQVQTEERGDGLREKMVAVNRVTKVVKGGRVLGFAALAVVGDGDGGIGMGKGKAREVPVAVQKAMDEARRKMFKVSLKSGTLQHAVVGQHGAAKVFMQPASEGTGIIAGGPMRAVFEVMGVTNVLAKCLGSTNPYNVVRATLNGLSAMSTPAEIAMKRGKSVEEILG
- the rplN gene encoding 50S ribosomal protein L14, producing the protein MIQMQTRLDVADNTGARSVMCIKVLGGSKRRYAGIGDVIKVSVKDAAPRGRVKKGEIYHAVVVRTASGVRRQDGSIIKFDSNAAVLLNNKLEPIGTRIFGPVTRELRTERFMKIVSLAPEVL
- the rpsQ gene encoding 30S ribosomal protein S17, encoding MSEQRRAARRRLTGRVVSDKMDKTVTVLVERKVAHPLYGKFVRKSKKYHAHDENNEYKEGDVVVIEESRPLSKTKSWRVTRLVEKAKQV
- the rpmC gene encoding 50S ribosomal protein L29 — encoded protein: MKATELRSKSGAELNKELDELLKARFSLRMQLATQQLTNTSELKKVRRDIARVRTILNEKARKA
- the rplE gene encoding 50S ribosomal protein L5; this translates as MSAPPQPARLQTYYRETVVPELMKQFGYKSVMQVPRIEKIVLNMGVGEAVNDKKILENAAADMTRIAGQKPVVTKARKSIAAYKIRKGYPIGCMVTLRSHRMYEFLDRLVSIAIPRIRDFRGVSSRSFDGRGNFNMGVKEQIIFPEIEYDKIDALRGLNITITTTAKSDAEAKALLSAFRFPFRN
- the rplF gene encoding 50S ribosomal protein L6, yielding MSRIGKAPISIPGGVEVTVAANQISVKGPLGTLTQRVSPLVEARREGDRVVFVTRNDSREANAMSGTLRAIVNNMVRGVTKGFEKKLALVGVGYRAQAQGDKLNLSVGYSHPVVQQMPKGVKVETPSQTDIVLKGIDRQLVGQVAAEIRNVRPPEPYKGKGIRYADERVVLKETKKK
- the rpsN gene encoding 30S ribosomal protein S14, which encodes MAKLALVNREAKRRQAVEKFAAKRAELLAIINNSKMPEEERAAARARLQKLPRNSSPVRLRNRCALTGRPRGVFRKFGLGRNKLREIALRGEVPGVIKASW
- the rpsH gene encoding 30S ribosomal protein S8 — encoded protein: MSMSDPIADMLTRIRNAQRAEKTTVVVPASKLKAAIAQVLKDEGYIEDFRVHAEDNKRVMEIGLKYYAGKPVIERIERVSRPGLRIYKPAKEIPQVMNGLGVAIVSTSRGVMTDRKARATGVGGEVLCIVA
- the rplP gene encoding 50S ribosomal protein L16, with the translated sequence MLQPARTKYRKYQKGRNYGVATRGAKVSFGEYGLKAIERGRLTSRQIEAARRAMTRHIKRGGRIWIRIFPDKPVSQKPAEVRMGNGKGNPEFFVSEIQPGKVLYEMDGVDEATARQAFRLAAAKLPLKTTFVQRHMG
- the rplR gene encoding 50S ribosomal protein L18, which encodes MDKKLARQRRARQTRLKIAQLRAMRLSVYRSNGHIYAQVIDPSARVLAAASTLEPEIRGQIAHGGNIKAAALVGRRIAEKAKAKGVEQVAFDRSGFKYHGRVKALAEAARAAGLKF
- the rplX gene encoding 50S ribosomal protein L24, translating into MRKIRKGDEVVVIAGRDKGKRGTVLRVVSEDYLVVEGVNRVKKHQKPNPMKGTTGGIVDKEMPIHVSNVAIFNPATQKADRVGVKRLEDGRKVRVFRSNGEMLEAQ